The proteins below come from a single Terriglobales bacterium genomic window:
- a CDS encoding SpoIIE family protein phosphatase: protein MATSSPVATGVGASSGAIPFLLLVQGTEQTRVPLERTPFGIGRKTDKDLVIADPRVSRDHAQIVLEGSDLWLVDLGSKHGTFVNGNRVERHLLKRNDRLEFGARDRVYVVFQPDQPEAAAAREFLSQISVMNMPSPGGVPSGAGDLEKLKLFLEAARKLNTSGVVDEVLVTLIDTTLRITHAERGFVFLRAQDKEGTLRLAAGRNSRGELLLDDKTISHSILEDALKGGGEFLVTDTSKSMELASRNSIVAYDLRTVIAIPLRKTQLQQEKAVTSVEAKAPEVLGVLYLDSRFASREITAVSHDILRAIATEAAALVENANLVQAEAAARQYQQELAIAASIQQRLMTVTIPDVPFAAVRAKNLSCREIGGDFYDVVLTDQGLAVIVCDVCGKGVSAAILGSIIQGMVYSQLTAHTSLVDIAAAANKFLCLKSLGEKYATLVIAHIRRDGTLEFVNCGHVTPLLISGNTVTRPKESNLPVGLLPMATYESGTMKVDPGDRLIVVTDGVTEAENPSGEFFGNERLEKSSTAASPFDQIFEDVKEFCGPVPFNDDCTVLELTYKG from the coding sequence ATGGCCACTTCCAGCCCTGTTGCCACCGGTGTGGGGGCGTCTTCCGGCGCGATTCCGTTCCTCCTGCTCGTCCAGGGGACCGAGCAGACACGCGTTCCGCTCGAGCGCACACCCTTCGGCATCGGACGAAAAACCGATAAAGATCTGGTGATCGCCGACCCGCGTGTCTCCCGCGATCACGCGCAGATCGTTTTGGAAGGCAGTGACCTGTGGCTCGTCGACCTGGGCAGCAAGCACGGCACCTTCGTCAACGGGAACCGCGTCGAGCGCCACCTGCTCAAGCGAAACGACCGCCTGGAATTCGGTGCGCGCGATCGCGTGTACGTTGTCTTCCAGCCCGACCAGCCGGAAGCCGCCGCCGCTCGCGAGTTCCTCAGCCAGATTTCGGTCATGAATATGCCCAGCCCGGGCGGCGTGCCCTCGGGCGCTGGCGATCTGGAAAAACTCAAGCTGTTCCTCGAGGCCGCGCGCAAGCTGAACACCTCAGGAGTGGTCGACGAGGTTCTCGTCACGCTCATCGACACCACCCTCCGCATCACCCACGCCGAGCGCGGATTCGTATTCCTGCGCGCGCAGGACAAAGAGGGCACGTTGCGCCTCGCTGCCGGCCGCAACTCGCGCGGCGAACTCCTGCTCGACGACAAGACCATCTCGCACTCCATCCTCGAAGACGCGCTCAAGGGCGGCGGCGAGTTTCTGGTCACCGACACCAGCAAGAGCATGGAGCTGGCCTCGCGCAACAGCATCGTCGCTTACGACCTGCGCACCGTCATTGCCATCCCGCTGCGCAAGACGCAGCTCCAGCAGGAGAAGGCGGTCACTTCGGTCGAAGCCAAGGCGCCCGAAGTCCTTGGTGTTCTCTACCTCGACAGCCGCTTCGCCTCGCGCGAGATCACTGCCGTCAGCCACGACATTCTGCGCGCCATCGCGACCGAAGCAGCCGCTCTGGTGGAGAACGCCAACCTGGTGCAGGCTGAAGCCGCCGCGCGCCAGTACCAGCAGGAGCTGGCCATCGCCGCCTCGATTCAGCAGCGGCTCATGACGGTCACCATCCCCGACGTGCCGTTCGCCGCCGTCCGCGCCAAGAATCTTTCCTGCCGCGAAATCGGTGGCGACTTCTACGACGTCGTCCTCACCGACCAGGGCTTGGCCGTTATCGTCTGCGACGTTTGCGGCAAGGGAGTTTCCGCCGCCATCCTGGGCTCGATCATTCAAGGAATGGTCTACTCGCAGCTCACCGCGCACACGTCGCTGGTCGATATCGCCGCCGCCGCCAACAAATTTCTCTGCCTGAAGAGTCTCGGCGAAAAGTACGCCACGCTCGTCATCGCGCACATCAGGCGCGACGGCACCCTCGAGTTCGTCAATTGCGGACACGTCACCCCGCTGCTGATCAGCGGCAACACCGTCACCCGGCCAAAAGAATCGAATCTTCCGGTCGGATTGCTGCCCATGGCCACCTACGAGAGCGGCACAATGAAGGTGGATCCCGGCGATCGCCTGATCGTGGTCACCGATGGAGTCACCGAGGCCGAAAATCCTTCCGGCGAATTCTTCGGCAACGAGCGGCTCGAGAAATCCTCGACCGCAGCCAGCCCTTTCGACCAGATCTTCGAAGACGTGAAGGAATTCTGCGGTCCTGTCCCCTTCAATGACGACTGCACCGTCCTCGAGCTCACCTATAAAGGCTGA
- a CDS encoding tetratricopeptide repeat protein has protein sequence MGAGLQAGTATDQRTARLPGHAILLAAALLLTVVAYVGTLQFQFVYDDLPQIVHNPAVQSWHFAAGYFTHHVWSHVYPTWPGNYYRPVFLLWLLLNWTAFGLQPLGWHLTTVAAHLGMVAMVYWLARRITGDAAAAAIAALLFGVHPIHLETVAWISGVSEPLLGLLFIGAFMFYAKARDGQEHRALRLMVSLLLYALALLSKETAIVLPALIFGNEWLRTDEREGRRRTSEKLRAAAVAIVPYAAISVGYLALRAFALKGAVHPDAEVTPATVLLTLPSLVWFYARHLVAPWPLGLFYDVGYVLQPTAANFVLPLLFALLSGAALWVAARRSRAAAAAILWLVLPLLPPLGGIAVFAAGDIAHDRYLYLPSIGFCILVAIALRRLANKGGAAPAVPVAQFAAVGVIGLALTVATMVQSVYWANNLLLYHRGVQMAPRNALARSHLATEMLARNDITTALRLYQEAHDLDPNAWSSNFILGYTNFSIGRFREAEPYFRRGIEITPTNANQYFYLGLTLMNLGRLDEAASTARRAIQLWDKGPGFHYGLGLILQRKGDLAGARDQYAAELKIDPNSGARQQLAEVEALLAGGTPSSRTQ, from the coding sequence ATGGGAGCAGGCTTGCAGGCGGGAACGGCAACTGACCAGCGCACGGCGCGCCTTCCCGGCCACGCCATTCTGCTTGCCGCCGCGCTGCTGCTCACCGTCGTCGCTTACGTCGGCACGCTCCAGTTCCAGTTCGTCTACGACGACCTGCCGCAGATCGTGCACAATCCCGCGGTTCAGTCCTGGCACTTTGCAGCCGGATACTTCACGCACCACGTCTGGAGCCACGTCTACCCGACCTGGCCGGGCAACTACTACCGTCCGGTTTTTCTCCTTTGGCTGCTGCTGAACTGGACGGCCTTCGGCCTCCAGCCGCTCGGCTGGCATCTCACCACGGTCGCCGCGCACCTCGGCATGGTTGCCATGGTGTACTGGCTCGCGCGCCGCATCACCGGTGACGCTGCCGCAGCGGCAATCGCCGCGCTCCTGTTCGGCGTACACCCAATCCATCTGGAAACCGTCGCCTGGATCTCTGGCGTCAGCGAGCCGCTGCTCGGACTGTTGTTCATCGGCGCGTTCATGTTCTACGCCAAGGCGCGCGACGGGCAGGAGCATCGCGCGCTGCGGTTGATGGTGTCGCTGCTTCTCTACGCCTTGGCGCTGCTGTCGAAGGAAACAGCCATTGTCTTGCCGGCGCTGATCTTCGGCAACGAGTGGTTGCGGACCGATGAGCGAGAAGGCCGGCGTCGCACCAGCGAAAAGCTGCGGGCCGCGGCAGTCGCCATCGTCCCGTACGCCGCAATCTCGGTCGGCTACCTGGCGTTGCGTGCCTTCGCGCTGAAGGGCGCGGTACATCCCGATGCCGAGGTGACGCCGGCCACCGTGCTCCTCACCCTTCCGTCGCTGGTCTGGTTCTATGCACGGCACCTGGTGGCGCCATGGCCGCTGGGCCTGTTCTACGACGTCGGATACGTACTCCAGCCGACCGCGGCGAACTTCGTGCTTCCTCTGCTGTTCGCGTTGTTGTCCGGCGCCGCGCTCTGGGTTGCGGCGCGCCGCTCGCGCGCCGCCGCCGCGGCCATCCTCTGGCTGGTGCTGCCGCTGTTGCCGCCGCTAGGCGGCATCGCCGTTTTCGCCGCGGGCGACATCGCCCACGACCGCTACCTGTACTTGCCGTCCATCGGCTTCTGCATTCTTGTGGCGATCGCACTACGGCGCCTGGCGAACAAAGGCGGTGCCGCTCCTGCCGTACCAGTTGCGCAGTTCGCGGCGGTTGGCGTCATCGGTCTCGCTCTGACTGTGGCCACCATGGTGCAGAGCGTCTACTGGGCCAACAATCTCCTGCTCTATCACCGCGGCGTTCAGATGGCGCCGCGCAACGCGCTGGCTCGCAGCCATCTCGCTACAGAGATGCTCGCCCGCAACGACATCACCACCGCGCTGCGTCTCTACCAGGAGGCGCACGACCTGGACCCGAACGCCTGGTCGAGCAACTTCATCCTCGGATACACGAACTTCTCCATCGGCCGTTTTCGCGAAGCCGAACCGTACTTCCGCCGCGGCATTGAGATCACGCCCACCAATGCCAACCAGTACTTCTATCTCGGCCTGACGCTGATGAACCTCGGCCGCCTCGACGAAGCTGCCTCGACCGCGCGCCGCGCCATCCAGCTCTGGGACAAGGGTCCCGGATTCCACTACGGGCTCGGCCTCATCCTCCAGCGCAAGGGCGACTTGGCGGGCGCGCGCGACCAGTACGCAGCCGAGCTGAAGATTGACCCCAACTCCGGCGCCCGCCAGCAGCTCGCCGAGGTCGAAGCCCTGCTTGCCGGCGGCACGCCTTCATCGCGAACGCAATGA
- a CDS encoding tetratricopeptide repeat protein translates to MSTDAQPVAGPAAPAPRIEPHVLILASALVLTVVAYIGSIRFQFVYDDVLQIVRNPLVHDWSSVGTFFRKHVWAFASPNWAGNYYRPLFLLWLLVNYSLFGLNVVGWHVTSLAMHLLATCMVYRLAARITTDPATGAVAALLFGVHPVHLEAVAWVSGVGDPILAVLAIGAVLAYLNAREQPEHRGRWLAVSLAACALALLDKETGLAVPALIFTTEWLLAEDGAPRGALGRANVGTRDRARAALRAVVPYLAVTLAYIAARSAALSGFAHRDTHTSAATLLLTLPSVVAFYARQLLLPINLGLYYDVEFVLHPTVTNFWVPLLLLIAIAAGLVAWSRHSRAAAFALWWIVLPLGPPLAATIYFVPGELVHDRYLYLPSIGFCILLAMALRVLPRGVRVAGRAVLPSLAVAVLAILGTATTFAQSVYWASNLLLYNRAVQVAPRNPKARDDLAGEMLERGDGPSAIRLYHEAQQLAPDAWEPNYYLGSVYLRLGKLDLAEKYLRQAIAIAPSNPEQHYFLAATLLREGRLDEAEALARFSAGRWPQTPGFHFALGVILERKGNLEAAHDALAQEMRIAPGDEVQAALSRVDTQLAQRK, encoded by the coding sequence ATGAGCACCGACGCGCAACCCGTCGCAGGTCCGGCCGCTCCGGCGCCACGGATCGAGCCGCACGTGCTCATCCTGGCGAGCGCGCTCGTGCTCACCGTCGTCGCCTACATCGGGAGCATCCGATTTCAGTTTGTGTACGACGACGTTCTTCAGATCGTGCGCAATCCGCTCGTCCACGACTGGAGTTCCGTCGGGACGTTTTTCCGCAAGCACGTCTGGGCGTTCGCCTCGCCCAACTGGGCGGGGAACTACTATCGCCCGCTGTTTCTGCTGTGGTTGCTGGTGAACTACAGCCTGTTCGGCCTCAACGTGGTCGGGTGGCACGTCACGTCGCTGGCCATGCACCTGCTCGCCACCTGCATGGTCTATCGGCTCGCAGCGCGGATCACGACTGACCCGGCCACCGGCGCCGTCGCCGCGCTGCTCTTTGGCGTGCACCCCGTGCATCTGGAGGCCGTCGCCTGGGTTTCCGGCGTTGGCGATCCCATCCTCGCGGTGCTTGCCATCGGTGCCGTGCTCGCGTACCTCAACGCCCGCGAGCAGCCCGAGCATAGAGGGCGATGGCTTGCCGTGTCGCTCGCCGCCTGCGCTCTGGCATTGCTCGACAAGGAGACTGGACTCGCCGTTCCAGCGCTCATCTTCACCACCGAGTGGTTGCTTGCTGAAGATGGCGCCCCGCGCGGCGCCCTTGGCCGCGCCAACGTGGGGACTCGGGACCGCGCTCGCGCCGCCCTCCGTGCCGTCGTGCCCTATCTCGCTGTGACGCTCGCGTACATCGCGGCGCGCTCCGCCGCGCTCTCCGGCTTCGCTCATCGCGATACGCACACCAGCGCCGCCACGCTGCTGCTCACCTTGCCGTCGGTAGTGGCGTTCTACGCCAGGCAGCTGCTGCTGCCGATAAACCTGGGACTCTATTACGACGTGGAATTCGTCCTGCACCCGACCGTCACCAATTTCTGGGTGCCGCTGCTGCTCTTAATCGCAATTGCCGCTGGGCTGGTCGCCTGGTCTCGCCACTCGCGCGCCGCGGCTTTTGCCCTGTGGTGGATTGTCCTGCCGCTCGGCCCGCCGTTGGCCGCGACGATTTACTTTGTCCCCGGCGAACTTGTGCATGACCGCTACCTGTACTTGCCGTCGATCGGGTTCTGCATTCTGCTCGCGATGGCGCTGCGCGTTCTGCCGCGCGGTGTGCGTGTGGCGGGCCGGGCCGTGCTGCCATCACTCGCCGTTGCGGTTCTTGCGATATTGGGGACCGCCACCACCTTCGCGCAGAGCGTCTACTGGGCCAGCAATCTTCTGCTCTACAACCGCGCTGTGCAGGTTGCACCGCGCAATCCCAAGGCGCGCGATGACCTCGCGGGTGAAATGCTCGAGCGCGGCGACGGCCCCAGCGCCATCCGCCTTTACCACGAAGCGCAACAACTGGCGCCCGACGCCTGGGAGCCGAACTACTACCTCGGCAGCGTCTATCTGCGCTTGGGCAAGCTCGACCTGGCCGAAAAATATTTACGCCAGGCGATCGCCATTGCGCCCAGCAATCCCGAGCAACACTACTTCCTCGCAGCGACGCTCCTGCGCGAAGGCCGGCTCGACGAAGCAGAGGCCCTCGCCCGCTTCTCGGCCGGGCGTTGGCCGCAGACGCCCGGCTTTCACTTCGCTTTGGGGGTGATCCTGGAGCGCAAGGGAAACCTGGAAGCCGCGCACGACGCGCTTGCGCAGGAGATGCGCATCGCTCCCGGCGATGAAGTCCAGGCCGCGCTCTCCCGCGTTGACACCCAGCTGGCCCAACGCAAGTAA
- a CDS encoding 6-phosphofructokinase has protein sequence MKIGVLTGGGDCPGLNAVIRAAVRKGIYHYEDRFVGFLEGWRGVLEDSAVDLDLDRIAGILPRGGTILRTSRTNPAKHEGGLDRCAQTLERRGIEALIAIGGDDTMSVAQKLHQRGVRVVGIPKTIDNDLSGTDFCFGFDTAVNIATEAIDRVHTTAEAHNRVMVVEVMGRDSGWIAIYSGIAGGADVILIPERPFDVDEVAETLKRRHAAGRYFSVVVVAEGAKFASDVDPQHGAPVVTELGKDEFGHVRLGGIGDVLAREIERRTHFETRAVVLGHIQRGGSPTAFDRMLATRYGIGAIDMVHNGEFGCMVALRGTSIVSIPMAEAVENTRTVDAELIEMALGLHDRDTARVARPA, from the coding sequence ATGAAGATTGGTGTGCTCACCGGCGGCGGTGATTGTCCCGGGTTGAATGCCGTCATCCGCGCGGCGGTCCGCAAAGGGATCTACCACTACGAGGACCGGTTCGTCGGATTTCTCGAGGGCTGGCGCGGCGTGCTGGAAGACTCCGCGGTTGATCTGGACCTTGACCGGATTGCCGGCATTCTGCCGCGCGGCGGCACAATTCTGCGCACGTCACGCACCAATCCTGCCAAGCATGAAGGCGGACTGGATCGCTGTGCGCAGACGCTGGAGCGGCGCGGCATTGAGGCGCTGATCGCCATCGGCGGCGACGACACGATGAGCGTGGCGCAGAAGCTGCACCAGCGCGGCGTACGCGTCGTCGGCATCCCTAAGACCATCGACAACGACCTGAGCGGGACGGATTTTTGTTTTGGCTTCGACACCGCCGTCAATATCGCCACGGAAGCGATTGACCGGGTCCACACCACCGCCGAGGCGCACAACCGCGTGATGGTGGTCGAAGTCATGGGACGCGACTCGGGATGGATCGCGATTTACAGCGGCATCGCGGGTGGCGCGGACGTGATCCTGATCCCGGAGCGGCCGTTCGACGTGGACGAAGTGGCTGAAACGTTGAAGCGGCGGCACGCCGCGGGCCGGTACTTCAGCGTGGTAGTGGTCGCCGAGGGCGCGAAGTTCGCCAGCGATGTGGACCCGCAGCATGGCGCGCCGGTTGTGACGGAGCTGGGCAAGGACGAATTCGGACACGTGCGGCTGGGCGGCATCGGCGACGTGCTGGCTCGCGAGATCGAGCGGCGCACGCACTTCGAGACGCGCGCCGTGGTGCTCGGCCACATTCAGCGCGGCGGATCGCCCACCGCCTTCGACCGCATGCTGGCCACGCGCTACGGAATCGGCGCCATCGACATGGTGCACAACGGTGAGTTTGGCTGCATGGTGGCGCTGCGCGGCACCAGCATCGTCTCGATCCCGATGGCGGAAGCGGTGGAGAACACGCGCACGGTGGATGCCGAGCTGATCGAAATGGCGCTGGGGCTGCACGATCGCGACACAGCGCGCGTGGCGCGGCCGGCGTAG
- a CDS encoding aromatic ring-hydroxylating dioxygenase subunit alpha has translation MSDENVSIAEEPRAEKRESEMLFGFWYPALRSTGVRGSRLAKAMLLGIPLVVGRDAEGRPFALRDVCPHRGMPLSYGRNDGATVECSYHGWRFDAHSGQCREIPSLTPDSKLKVERIFVGCFPAEERDGYIWVYIPEAGDRDPHPGRAPELPVFSRNYRITHLSAELPCGVDLGIMGLMDPAHGPFVHQSWWWRSRRSIHEKEKRFEPIPFGFRMAAHTPSKNSAPYRLLRMYGDSITTTIDFVLPNLRLEQIRCGTAWFSSRATVTPITADRCRIDFCAAWNVFPWMPFIVPIFRLFAKQFLRQDQQVMIQQSETAPYRPNLMLVDDADRQARWYLQLKAALQKSRATGEPMQHPMSGPVTLRWRS, from the coding sequence ATGTCTGACGAAAACGTCTCAATCGCGGAGGAGCCGCGCGCCGAGAAGCGCGAGAGCGAGATGCTGTTCGGCTTCTGGTATCCGGCGCTACGCAGCACGGGAGTGCGCGGCAGCCGGCTGGCCAAAGCGATGCTGCTCGGCATTCCTTTGGTGGTTGGACGCGACGCGGAGGGGCGTCCGTTCGCGCTGCGCGACGTGTGCCCGCATCGCGGAATGCCGCTGTCGTACGGACGCAACGACGGCGCGACGGTGGAGTGCTCGTATCACGGTTGGCGCTTTGATGCGCACAGCGGGCAGTGCCGCGAAATTCCGAGCCTGACGCCGGATTCCAAGCTGAAAGTGGAGCGCATCTTCGTGGGCTGCTTCCCTGCCGAGGAGCGCGACGGCTACATTTGGGTGTACATACCGGAGGCGGGCGATCGCGATCCCCATCCTGGCCGCGCACCGGAGCTTCCGGTGTTCAGCCGCAACTACCGCATCACTCACCTGAGCGCGGAGCTGCCGTGCGGCGTTGATCTGGGCATCATGGGACTGATGGACCCGGCGCACGGGCCGTTCGTGCATCAGTCGTGGTGGTGGCGCAGCCGGCGAAGCATCCACGAAAAAGAGAAGCGCTTTGAGCCGATTCCTTTCGGCTTCCGTATGGCAGCGCACACGCCATCGAAGAACAGCGCACCCTACCGGCTGCTGCGCATGTACGGCGACAGCATTACCACGACGATTGACTTCGTGCTGCCGAACCTGCGGCTGGAGCAGATCCGCTGCGGCACGGCGTGGTTCTCGAGCCGCGCGACGGTGACGCCGATCACGGCCGACCGTTGCCGCATTGATTTCTGCGCGGCTTGGAACGTGTTTCCCTGGATGCCGTTTATCGTCCCCATCTTCCGGCTGTTCGCGAAGCAGTTCCTGCGGCAGGACCAGCAGGTGATGATCCAGCAGTCAGAAACCGCGCCCTACAGACCGAATCTGATGCTGGTGGACGACGCCGACCGGCAGGCGCGCTGGTATCTGCAACTGAAGGCCGCGCTGCAGAAGTCGCGTGCCACCGGCGAGCCGATGCAACATCCCATGAGCGGGCCGGTCACGCTGCGGTGGCGCAGCTGA
- the ruvC gene encoding crossover junction endodeoxyribonuclease RuvC: MRVLGIDCGGEATGFGVVEQDSAGSLVYVACGAVRLSPRRPLPERLNQIFCELGAVIQQHQPDLVAIEDVFYAVNAKSALKLGQVRGVAMLVAAQHGLDVAEYAPLSIKSAVVGYGRAEKRQVQQMVARLLNLEAAPEPFDAADALAIAICHLHTSATLLRQQGAAGR, translated from the coding sequence ATGCGCGTGCTCGGCATCGATTGCGGCGGCGAAGCCACCGGCTTCGGCGTGGTTGAGCAGGACTCCGCCGGCTCGCTCGTCTACGTCGCCTGCGGCGCCGTGCGTCTCTCCCCGCGCCGGCCGTTGCCCGAACGCCTGAACCAGATCTTTTGTGAACTTGGCGCCGTCATCCAGCAGCACCAGCCCGATCTGGTCGCCATCGAAGACGTCTTCTATGCGGTCAATGCCAAGTCGGCGCTGAAGCTCGGCCAGGTCCGCGGTGTGGCTATGCTCGTCGCCGCGCAGCACGGACTCGACGTCGCCGAGTATGCGCCGCTGAGCATCAAGTCGGCGGTGGTCGGGTACGGCCGCGCCGAGAAGCGCCAGGTGCAGCAGATGGTGGCGCGCCTGCTCAATCTCGAGGCAGCTCCCGAGCCGTTCGACGCCGCCGACGCCCTTGCCATCGCCATCTGCCATCTGCACACGTCGGCTACACTGCTTCGCCAACAGGGCGCAGCCGGACGCTGA
- a CDS encoding FecR family protein, protein MAIRGWSRILWVFSALLLLATAVWADSQARIVRLSYVNGDVQIDRGSGGGYERALLNMPIVQGTRLWTREGAQAEVEFEDGTTIRLAPDSMMQFPQLGLRSSGATATVVDLQDGTFYFDVLKPGDDEFEVQFPHRSIALERSVRFRAEVSNSDLRLAVFKGELRVSGDNRWITVKKNESISFDPGDPNRYQLANVIQPMPFDSWNDDRERFRTQYSTASAGGSSYYSPYYSDLNYYGSNFYDPIYGWMWRPNGFGYGWDPFSYGGWAWYPGYGYTWVSGYPWGWAPFRTGSWVFIQGRGWCWQRPPRHDPHIANWQPLPAVKNVPAGFVLPQPPSHPPANIRTSVGTDTPMRGGQPFVGGRDHHSDRDPSDGAVTVGGRTYVVGDGSPATNRGGAGTAAGRSGPSVVSVQPTTPDGAPAITRGGMQGPDIRRNGGGQDQDRPRDRDRGWRQMESTRSMSSFGTPTSSQPVSRPAAPMHTPSSSGPPALHSSPSMRSSGGGFSGGGAGFSGGGGASVSHGGGGSRGRGR, encoded by the coding sequence ATGGCCATCCGAGGCTGGTCTCGCATTCTGTGGGTTTTCTCCGCGCTGCTGCTTCTTGCGACCGCTGTATGGGCCGATTCGCAGGCGCGCATCGTTCGTCTCAGCTACGTCAACGGCGACGTCCAGATCGATCGCGGCAGCGGCGGCGGCTACGAACGCGCCCTCCTCAACATGCCCATCGTTCAGGGCACGCGCCTCTGGACGCGCGAGGGCGCTCAAGCTGAAGTCGAATTCGAGGACGGCACCACCATCCGCCTTGCGCCCGACAGCATGATGCAGTTTCCGCAGCTCGGTCTGCGCTCCTCCGGCGCAACCGCAACCGTGGTTGATTTACAGGATGGCACGTTCTACTTCGACGTCCTCAAGCCCGGCGACGATGAGTTCGAAGTCCAGTTCCCGCATCGCAGCATCGCGCTCGAGCGCTCGGTCCGCTTCCGCGCCGAGGTCTCTAACAGCGACTTGCGGCTCGCGGTCTTCAAAGGCGAGCTGCGCGTCTCCGGCGACAACCGCTGGATCACGGTCAAGAAGAACGAGAGCATCAGCTTCGACCCTGGCGATCCCAATCGCTACCAGCTCGCCAACGTCATCCAGCCGATGCCGTTCGACTCCTGGAACGACGATCGCGAGCGTTTCCGCACCCAGTATTCGACCGCAAGCGCCGGCGGCAGCTCTTATTACTCGCCGTATTACAGCGACCTGAATTACTACGGCAGCAATTTCTACGACCCAATTTACGGATGGATGTGGCGTCCCAACGGCTTCGGATACGGCTGGGATCCGTTCTCGTACGGAGGATGGGCCTGGTACCCCGGCTACGGTTACACCTGGGTCTCGGGATATCCGTGGGGATGGGCGCCATTCCGGACCGGCTCGTGGGTCTTTATTCAGGGCCGCGGATGGTGCTGGCAGCGTCCGCCGCGGCACGATCCCCACATCGCCAACTGGCAGCCGCTTCCCGCGGTCAAGAATGTTCCTGCGGGATTCGTGTTGCCGCAGCCGCCTTCGCATCCGCCGGCGAATATCCGCACGAGCGTTGGCACCGATACGCCCATGCGGGGCGGCCAGCCGTTTGTCGGTGGCCGCGACCATCACAGCGATCGTGATCCCTCCGACGGCGCCGTGACCGTCGGCGGCCGAACCTACGTCGTCGGCGATGGCTCACCGGCGACAAACCGTGGCGGCGCGGGCACTGCGGCCGGCCGCTCTGGCCCGAGCGTTGTCAGCGTCCAGCCAACCACGCCAGACGGCGCTCCGGCGATCACGCGCGGCGGCATGCAGGGCCCCGACATTCGCCGCAACGGTGGCGGTCAGGACCAGGATCGTCCTCGCGATCGTGACCGCGGCTGGCGCCAGATGGAGAGCACGCGCTCCATGTCGTCATTCGGAACCCCGACCTCATCGCAGCCGGTCAGCCGCCCGGCAGCGCCAATGCATACCCCGTCATCTTCCGGCCCGCCGGCCTTACATAGCTCTCCCTCCATGCGCAGCAGCGGCGGCGGTTTTTCAGGTGGAGGCGCCGGCTTCTCCGGCGGGGGCGGCGCCAGCGTCTCGCACGGCGGCGGCGGATCGCGCGGCCGCGGGCGCTAA